One window of Novosphingobium sp. 9U genomic DNA carries:
- the rsmH gene encoding 16S rRNA (cytosine(1402)-N(4))-methyltransferase RsmH, giving the protein MSASAAPHIPVLLEEVVHALRPAPGAVIVDATFGAGGYTRRLLDAGATVHAFDRDPDAIAAARGNPAGWPELHQEAPRLVLHPRRFSEMVESLAELGIARVDGIAMDIGVSSMQLDQPERGFAFSTNGPLDMRMSQEGESASDFLNSAEESRIADVLYTYGEERQSRRVARAIVAARPLETTEDFARVVRKALGYRVGAPKDPATRSFQAIRIHVNGELDELDAGLVAAEALLRAEGRLAVVSFHSLEDRVVKQFLREASGASASTSRHLPMSAPADAPTFADVSKAIRPSEAEVAGNPRSRSATLRSASRTPAPARSRKSA; this is encoded by the coding sequence GTGAGCGCCTCCGCTGCCCCCCACATCCCCGTCCTCCTCGAAGAGGTCGTCCACGCACTGCGCCCCGCCCCGGGCGCGGTGATCGTCGATGCCACTTTCGGCGCGGGCGGCTATACCCGGCGTCTCCTCGACGCCGGCGCCACCGTGCACGCCTTCGATCGCGACCCCGATGCGATCGCGGCGGCACGCGGCAACCCGGCAGGCTGGCCCGAGCTGCACCAGGAGGCGCCCCGCCTCGTGCTGCACCCGCGCCGCTTTTCCGAAATGGTGGAAAGCTTGGCTGAGCTGGGGATAGCGCGGGTCGACGGCATTGCGATGGATATCGGTGTGTCCTCAATGCAGCTGGATCAGCCCGAGCGGGGCTTTGCCTTCTCCACCAACGGCCCGCTCGACATGCGCATGAGCCAGGAGGGCGAATCCGCGTCCGATTTCCTAAACTCCGCCGAAGAGAGCCGCATCGCCGATGTGCTCTATACCTATGGCGAGGAGCGCCAATCGCGTCGCGTGGCGCGCGCGATCGTCGCCGCGCGTCCGCTGGAGACGACCGAGGACTTTGCGCGGGTGGTGCGCAAGGCGCTCGGCTATCGTGTCGGCGCGCCCAAGGACCCGGCGACGCGCAGCTTCCAGGCGATCCGCATCCACGTGAACGGCGAACTGGACGAGCTCGATGCCGGTCTGGTCGCGGCCGAGGCGCTGCTGCGCGCCGAGGGGCGCTTGGCGGTGGTGTCGTTCCACTCGCTCGAGGACCGGGTCGTGAAGCAGTTCCTGCGCGAAGCCAGCGGCGCCAGCGCCTCGACCTCGCGCCACCTGCCGATGAGCGCGCCCGCCGATGCGCCGACGTTCGCCGACGTGTCAAAGGCGATCCGGCCCAGCGAAGCCGAGGTCGCCGGAAATCCCCGTTCCCGTTCCGCCACCCTGCGCAGCGCGTCACGTACCCCTGCTCCTGCACGCTCTAGGAAATCCGCATGA
- a CDS encoding cysteine synthase A, producing MTAPAGTAPQARPSTLDLIGNTPLVLLQGPSEAAGCEIWGKCEFANPGASVKDRAALWIVRDAEEKGLLKPGGTIVEGTAGNTGIGAALVANALGYKTVIVMPETQSREKMDTLRALGAELVLVPAAPFSNPGHFVHTSRRLAEETEGAVWANQFDNIANRKAHIESTAPEIWEQMDGRISGFTCAAGTGGTIAGVGMGLKAFDESITIALTDPHGAALYNYYACGELKAEGSSVAEGIGQGRITANLEGAPIDTQFRVSDEEGLLWVGRLLQEEGLCLGLSSGINVAGAVALGRQLGPDARVATILCDTGFRYLSSLYNREWLTAKGLPVFPWLAQ from the coding sequence ATGACTGCGCCCGCTGGCACCGCCCCCCAAGCCCGTCCGTCCACTCTCGATCTCATCGGCAACACGCCGCTTGTCCTGTTGCAGGGGCCAAGCGAAGCAGCCGGCTGCGAGATCTGGGGTAAGTGCGAGTTCGCCAACCCCGGCGCCTCGGTGAAAGACCGGGCCGCGTTGTGGATTGTTCGCGATGCAGAGGAGAAGGGGCTGCTGAAGCCCGGCGGCACCATTGTCGAGGGCACGGCCGGTAACACGGGTATCGGTGCGGCGCTGGTCGCCAACGCGCTCGGCTACAAGACGGTCATCGTCATGCCCGAAACCCAGTCGCGCGAGAAGATGGACACACTGCGCGCGCTCGGCGCCGAGCTGGTGCTGGTGCCCGCCGCGCCGTTCAGCAATCCGGGCCACTTCGTCCACACCTCGCGCCGCCTGGCCGAGGAGACGGAGGGCGCGGTCTGGGCCAACCAGTTCGACAACATCGCCAATCGCAAGGCGCACATCGAGAGCACCGCGCCCGAGATCTGGGAGCAGATGGACGGCCGCATCAGCGGCTTCACCTGCGCCGCGGGCACCGGCGGCACCATCGCGGGCGTTGGAATGGGCCTCAAGGCCTTCGATGAATCGATCACCATTGCGTTGACCGATCCGCACGGCGCCGCGCTCTACAACTACTATGCCTGCGGTGAGCTGAAGGCGGAGGGCTCGTCCGTCGCCGAGGGCATCGGGCAGGGACGCATCACCGCGAACCTCGAAGGCGCACCGATCGACACGCAGTTTCGCGTGTCCGACGAGGAGGGCCTTCTGTGGGTCGGACGGCTGCTGCAGGAGGAGGGGCTGTGCCTCGGGCTGTCCTCCGGCATCAACGTCGCCGGCGCCGTGGCGCTCGGTCGCCAGCTCGGTCCTGACGCGCGTGTCGCGACGATCCTGTGCGACACCGGCTTCCGCTACTTGTCCTCGCTCTACAATCGCGAGTGGCTGACGGCGAAGGGGCTGCCGGTCTTCCCATGGCTGGCGCAATAA
- a CDS encoding GldG family protein has protein sequence MRGQLADVGPQHWAARTLAEQGKVVPVDTLAGEQGLPLPSSALLVLVQPRPLTPDENFALDTWVRGGGHVLLFADPMLTAASDYPLGDPRRPQDIAMLSPILSHWGLALAFDEAQPRGEQSVEARGIRLPVNLRGQLGVSAGAHCRVGKEQLLADCRIGKGRAIVVGDAALFDGEDAGRITALEALIALAISR, from the coding sequence TTGCGGGGACAGCTTGCCGACGTCGGCCCGCAACACTGGGCCGCGCGCACGCTGGCAGAGCAGGGCAAGGTCGTGCCGGTCGACACTCTTGCCGGCGAGCAGGGCCTCCCGTTGCCTTCCAGCGCTCTACTGGTGCTTGTCCAGCCGCGACCACTGACGCCGGATGAGAATTTCGCACTCGATACGTGGGTGAGGGGTGGCGGGCACGTCCTGCTGTTTGCCGATCCCATGCTGACCGCGGCTTCGGACTATCCACTTGGCGACCCGCGTCGGCCGCAGGACATCGCCATGCTCTCGCCGATCCTGAGCCACTGGGGATTGGCGCTCGCCTTCGACGAAGCGCAACCGCGCGGTGAGCAGTCCGTTGAGGCGCGAGGCATTCGCCTGCCGGTGAACTTGCGCGGGCAGCTCGGCGTTTCAGCAGGTGCGCATTGTCGTGTCGGGAAGGAGCAGCTGCTGGCCGACTGCCGCATCGGCAAGGGCCGCGCCATCGTGGTCGGGGACGCAGCGCTGTTCGATGGGGAAGATGCGGGACGCATCACGGCTCTTGAGGCACTCATCGCCCTCGCCATTAGCCGATAA
- a CDS encoding division/cell wall cluster transcriptional repressor MraZ translates to MAGQPLIYRGQGFSLRRDKNRFVLPNLFRGTVKASSGDKPILCLARHESWNCLVGYGLSRTHEFEDIIEQERQFAMQAGLPFDRDMKAMTLYNYHEIPFDGSGRFVLPEDLAILAEVEDQLYFQGAGQYFFVFAPEALAAMTEPQFKGAQVSCASLAKAELKKAAGK, encoded by the coding sequence ATGGCGGGGCAGCCGTTGATCTACAGGGGGCAGGGCTTCTCGCTTCGACGCGACAAGAACCGCTTCGTGCTGCCCAACCTGTTCCGTGGCACCGTCAAGGCGTCGAGCGGCGACAAGCCGATCCTTTGCCTCGCCCGGCATGAAAGCTGGAACTGCCTGGTCGGCTACGGCCTGTCGCGCACCCACGAGTTCGAGGACATCATCGAGCAGGAGCGCCAGTTCGCCATGCAGGCGGGCCTCCCCTTCGATCGCGACATGAAGGCGATGACCCTCTACAACTACCACGAGATCCCGTTCGACGGCTCGGGCCGCTTCGTCCTGCCCGAAGATCTCGCGATCCTGGCCGAAGTGGAAGACCAGCTCTACTTTCAGGGCGCGGGCCAGTACTTCTTCGTCTTTGCCCCCGAAGCCCTGGCCGCCATGACCGAGCCGCAGTTCAAGGGCGCGCAAGTCTCCTGCGCCAGCCTTGCCAAGGCCGAGTTGAAGAAGGCGGCCGGCAAGTGA